A genomic stretch from Candidatus Poribacteria bacterium includes:
- the hslV gene encoding ATP-dependent protease subunit HslV: MTSMRIRSTTILAVRRDGEVAIGGDGQVTLGDTAMKHGARKIRKIHNDKVLIGFAGSASDAITLYENLEKKLEQYRGNLQKSAVELAREWRSDRVLRQVDALMIAADASDSYLISGSGDVIAPDDNVLAIGSGGSIALAAARAMLKYSDLTAKEIASEALQLTSEICIYTNAKIEVDTIEI; the protein is encoded by the coding sequence ATCACAAGTATGCGAATTCGCTCAACAACAATTTTAGCCGTTCGTCGCGACGGTGAAGTTGCTATCGGGGGTGATGGTCAAGTCACTTTAGGCGACACAGCGATGAAGCACGGTGCACGCAAAATCCGTAAGATCCATAACGACAAGGTACTCATCGGTTTTGCGGGTTCCGCATCGGATGCAATTACTTTATATGAAAATTTAGAGAAAAAACTGGAACAATACCGTGGAAATCTTCAGAAATCAGCGGTAGAACTCGCACGAGAGTGGCGTAGCGATAGGGTACTAAGACAAGTGGATGCATTAATGATCGCTGCAGATGCCAGTGACAGTTATCTCATTTCGGGAAGCGGCGATGTTATTGCCCCGGATGACAATGTCTTAGCAATCGGTTCCGGTGGGTCTATTGCCCTCGCTGCGGCGAGAGCGATGCTCAAATACTCAGATTTAACCGCAAAAGAGATTGCTTCAGAGGCACTTCAACTCACAAGTGAAATTTGTATTTACACGAATGCTAAAATTGAGGTTGACACAATTGAGATTTAA
- the hslU gene encoding ATP-dependent protease ATPase subunit HslU → MDKPNATRDKNTLAAALTPRQIVEELDKYIIGQFEAKRSVAIALRNRARRQMLAEDMQDEVSPKNIIMIGSTGVGKTEIARRLARLVDAPFIKVEASKYTEIGYVGRDVESMIRDLTETAISRVKAEQTEAVQEKALESTEERLLDCIFPVPRSLQRRPRLQDEELEEPEEEDDDIILQLPFDLGSDAETEAEETKEKERERYLKTREKFRDWLREGRLEDRPVEINVKHQSMPFVEIFSPGGIEEMDINFKDMFSNILPNQTKKRRVPVSEARTILMQEESEKLIDMDAVITEAIQRVENSGIVFLDEIDKIAGRESRHGPDISREGVQRDILPIIEGSTVTSKYGAVRTHHILFIAAGAFHVSSPSDLIPELQGRFPIRVELKSLNKTDFKSILTEPKNALVKQYTALLHTEGIEATITDDAIDEIAALAFQVNESVEDIGARRLHTIMEKLFENLFFDAPDLEKNSIIIDANYVRSELAEIVRDQDLSRYIL, encoded by the coding sequence TTGGACAAACCGAATGCAACGCGTGACAAGAACACTTTAGCGGCTGCACTCACGCCGCGGCAGATTGTTGAGGAGTTAGATAAATATATTATCGGGCAGTTTGAGGCGAAACGTTCTGTCGCTATTGCCCTCCGCAATCGCGCGCGGCGCCAGATGTTGGCGGAAGATATGCAAGACGAAGTCTCACCGAAGAACATCATCATGATAGGTTCAACAGGTGTAGGAAAAACTGAAATCGCACGCAGACTTGCTCGTCTTGTTGACGCACCCTTCATCAAGGTGGAAGCGTCGAAGTATACCGAAATCGGTTACGTGGGGCGAGATGTTGAATCCATGATTCGCGATCTCACTGAAACTGCTATTAGCCGCGTCAAGGCTGAGCAAACTGAAGCGGTTCAGGAAAAAGCACTCGAATCCACTGAAGAACGACTGCTGGATTGCATCTTCCCGGTTCCGCGTTCGCTTCAGCGACGACCCCGCTTGCAAGACGAGGAACTTGAGGAACCGGAGGAAGAGGATGATGACATCATCCTTCAACTTCCGTTCGACCTCGGGTCCGACGCAGAAACCGAAGCAGAGGAAACCAAAGAGAAGGAACGTGAACGTTATCTCAAAACTCGAGAGAAATTTAGAGATTGGCTGCGCGAAGGCAGACTTGAGGATAGACCCGTTGAAATTAATGTCAAACATCAGAGCATGCCCTTTGTTGAAATCTTCTCGCCCGGTGGTATTGAGGAGATGGACATCAATTTTAAGGATATGTTCAGTAACATCCTACCGAATCAGACAAAGAAACGACGCGTTCCGGTCTCTGAAGCACGTACCATCTTGATGCAAGAGGAATCTGAAAAACTCATTGATATGGATGCTGTTATCACTGAAGCCATTCAAAGGGTTGAAAACTCTGGCATCGTTTTTTTAGATGAAATCGACAAGATCGCAGGCAGGGAATCTCGGCACGGACCCGACATTTCACGTGAAGGAGTGCAGCGCGATATCCTTCCCATCATCGAAGGCAGCACGGTAACCTCGAAATACGGAGCGGTGCGCACACATCATATTCTGTTCATTGCTGCCGGTGCATTTCATGTCTCAAGTCCATCTGACCTTATCCCAGAACTACAGGGTAGATTCCCAATACGAGTGGAGTTGAAGAGTCTAAATAAAACTGACTTTAAATCTATTCTGACGGAACCGAAGAACGCTTTGGTCAAACAGTATACTGCTCTGCTTCACACGGAAGGGATTGAGGCAACTATCACCGATGATGCGATTGACGAAATCGCTGCACTCGCCTTCCAAGTCAATGAGTCGGTCGAGGACATTGGCGCACGTCGTCTGCATACCATCATGGAAAAACTCTTTGAAAACCTCTTTTTTGACGCACCTGACCTTGAGAAAAACAGCATCATTATTGATGCTAACTATGTCAGATCCGAATTGGCTGAAATCGTTAGAGATCAGGATC